From Candidatus Rubrimentiphilum sp., one genomic window encodes:
- a CDS encoding cytosine permease — protein sequence MSEPVYRDQVLAVEPTGIEYIPDDQRHGNPRSLFGLWFSANAEIATWMVGVFAVALYGTSLAGAAAGLIVGNIVGFALLGILGTFGPRYGVPQMVASRLAFGRYGNALPAALSFLAGVLWFAVNSVFGAYALQTIAQSLFRIPSSAATYAISLALMLLLQILLAVYGYNMIHWFERVSSVLLGAGFTLLGVITFTHANWSSTFNAHAPFAAGGEIGGVILATALGFAYATGWVPCASDYSRYLPANTDPRRIWWYSFLGTVIPCIILEIMGAATVYAARGFDLSKATPTDAIHSLLQSVGAPQLVGTIILLSVVLGTLTANCMNLYSGAMAALVVKFPTRSLRAPVILGAIFAALTALLFYSHVPAMVTIGLALGVGVIVGIVGHVRIARWRAAIVVGVLGALIASGGGHPKETANLYTDFLLLLSYWASPWAAVVLVDWLQRRGQRVAPEELEFGPSIRPGVYAWLIGLAASLPFWDQAWYTGPFANAYPQFGDLSYYVGFIVAAVVMVALSPRRAIAERR from the coding sequence ATGAGCGAACCGGTCTATCGCGACCAAGTTCTCGCAGTAGAACCGACCGGCATCGAATACATCCCCGACGACCAGCGCCACGGGAATCCGCGCTCGCTCTTCGGCTTGTGGTTTTCGGCCAACGCCGAGATCGCGACGTGGATGGTCGGCGTCTTCGCCGTCGCGCTCTATGGAACGAGTTTGGCCGGGGCCGCGGCCGGGCTGATTGTCGGAAATATCGTCGGTTTTGCGCTGCTGGGCATTCTCGGAACGTTCGGACCGCGTTATGGCGTGCCGCAGATGGTCGCTTCACGCTTAGCCTTCGGCCGATATGGCAACGCACTGCCCGCGGCGCTGAGCTTCCTGGCCGGAGTGCTTTGGTTCGCGGTCAATTCCGTCTTCGGCGCTTATGCGCTGCAAACGATCGCCCAATCGTTGTTTCGGATCCCGTCATCGGCCGCTACATACGCGATCTCGCTCGCACTCATGCTGCTGTTGCAGATATTGCTGGCGGTCTACGGCTACAACATGATCCACTGGTTCGAACGCGTGAGTTCGGTGTTGCTGGGCGCCGGCTTTACGCTGTTGGGCGTCATTACGTTCACTCACGCGAATTGGAGCTCGACATTCAACGCGCACGCGCCGTTCGCCGCCGGCGGCGAGATCGGCGGCGTCATTTTGGCGACCGCGCTCGGGTTTGCATATGCGACCGGCTGGGTGCCGTGCGCCTCCGATTACTCCCGGTATCTCCCTGCAAACACGGATCCGCGCCGTATCTGGTGGTACTCGTTTCTTGGTACGGTCATACCGTGCATCATTTTGGAGATCATGGGCGCGGCCACCGTGTACGCAGCGCGCGGTTTTGATCTCAGCAAGGCAACTCCCACGGACGCGATTCATAGCCTGTTACAGTCAGTCGGCGCCCCGCAGCTCGTGGGGACGATCATTTTGCTCAGCGTCGTGTTGGGAACCTTGACCGCGAATTGCATGAATCTCTACTCCGGTGCCATGGCGGCGCTTGTCGTGAAATTCCCAACGCGCTCGCTGCGCGCGCCGGTCATCCTCGGCGCGATTTTCGCCGCACTCACCGCATTGCTGTTCTATTCACACGTTCCGGCCATGGTAACGATCGGGCTCGCCCTCGGTGTCGGAGTGATCGTTGGGATCGTGGGTCACGTACGAATCGCTCGCTGGCGCGCCGCGATCGTTGTCGGTGTCCTCGGCGCGCTCATTGCCTCCGGCGGCGGGCATCCCAAAGAGACGGCCAATCTTTACACCGACTTCCTGTTGCTGCTTTCGTATTGGGCGTCACCGTGGGCCGCCGTCGTCTTGGTTGATTGGCTGCAGCGCCGCGGCCAACGCGTCGCGCCGGAAGAGCTCGAATTCGGCCCAAGCATTCGTCCGGGCGTTTACGCGTGGCTTATCGGGTTGGCGGCTTCACTGCCTTTTTGGGACCAGGCCTGGTACACGGGGCCGTTCGCGAATGCGTATCCGCAATTCGGCGATCTTTCGTACTACGTTGGTTTTATCGTAGCAGCGGTTGTGATGGTCGCGCTGTCGCCGCGGCGCGCTATCGCGGAGCGACGGTAA
- a CDS encoding isochorismatase family protein — MQTIGAGDALIVVDVQNDFLPGGALPVAQGNRIFGPLERIMPLFPYVVATRDWHPREHPHFKDYGGTWPYHCLQHTYGAGFAPKMNLAYVDEILSKGSMPPWHGYSAFENSDLAERLRARGVQRIFVAGLATDYCVKETALAAAQSGFETLVVSDAIAPVAVRPQDETQAIEEMEKAGVRFVTSSELRTAA; from the coding sequence ATGCAAACGATCGGAGCGGGTGACGCACTCATCGTCGTAGACGTCCAAAACGATTTCTTGCCCGGCGGCGCGCTGCCGGTAGCGCAGGGGAATCGCATCTTCGGACCGCTGGAGCGCATCATGCCGCTCTTTCCGTACGTCGTGGCGACGCGCGACTGGCATCCGCGCGAACATCCGCACTTCAAAGACTACGGCGGGACGTGGCCCTACCATTGTTTGCAGCACACGTACGGTGCCGGTTTTGCGCCGAAGATGAACCTGGCGTACGTCGACGAGATCTTGAGCAAGGGATCGATGCCGCCGTGGCACGGATACAGTGCTTTCGAAAACTCGGATCTGGCGGAACGATTGCGCGCCCGCGGCGTGCAACGCATCTTCGTGGCGGGACTCGCGACCGATTACTGCGTGAAAGAGACCGCGCTCGCCGCGGCGCAGAGCGGATTTGAAACGCTCGTCGTGAGCGACGCAATCGCGCCCGTCGCGGTGCGTCCGCAAGACGAGACCCAGGCAATCGAAGAAATGGAGAAAGCCGGAGTGCGCTTCGTGACGAGTTCCGAACTGCGCACTGCGGCATGA
- a CDS encoding aminopeptidase P family protein, whose amino-acid sequence METRKAPQAAPARTSYDPDSPEAFVRFMSEGWVDAPITVSRADQVERYSARRAALSKDFSDAVLVIPAGEEKTRSNDTSFRYRPSSDFAYLMGPGEAGSTLVLEPRNGSHESVLFVPAHNRGDAKFFADRVHGELWVGRHRGVDESQLFFGVDRCRPMDQTDQYLDELRARGLTIRNVEDDTELATHLSEMRLIKDDYEISELRKAVEITKRGFEDIIRVMSRARSEREIETAFTSRARIEANDTGYLTIAAAGEHACTLHWVRTNGEVRKGELLLVDAGVEVESLYTADVTRTMPISGRFSAEQRAVYELVYEAQRAAFEQVKPGNEFLAPYRAAIRVLAKGLIDLGILKCSLDEAVDPQNQFHRRYSLHGVSHMLGLDVHDCAKARSENYRYSKLQTGMVLTVEPGLYFQPDDGTVPERFRGIGVRIEDDVVVTADGHENLSASLPSAPDAVEHWIAQIQNR is encoded by the coding sequence ATGGAAACTCGCAAAGCACCCCAAGCTGCTCCCGCCAGAACGAGCTACGATCCGGATTCGCCCGAGGCGTTCGTTCGATTTATGTCCGAAGGGTGGGTCGACGCGCCGATTACCGTATCGCGTGCCGACCAAGTCGAGCGCTATAGCGCGCGACGCGCTGCTCTCTCGAAAGATTTTTCCGATGCCGTGCTCGTGATTCCGGCGGGCGAAGAAAAGACGCGTTCGAACGATACAAGCTTCCGCTACCGCCCATCGAGCGACTTTGCGTACTTGATGGGTCCCGGTGAAGCCGGATCCACGCTGGTGCTCGAGCCGCGCAACGGTTCGCACGAGTCGGTTCTGTTCGTGCCCGCGCATAACCGCGGCGACGCGAAGTTTTTCGCCGATCGCGTGCACGGTGAATTGTGGGTTGGACGCCACCGCGGCGTTGACGAGAGTCAACTCTTCTTCGGCGTCGATCGCTGCCGTCCGATGGACCAGACCGATCAGTATCTCGACGAACTTCGCGCACGCGGGCTGACGATTCGCAACGTTGAGGACGATACCGAACTCGCAACGCATCTCTCCGAGATGCGCCTGATCAAAGACGACTACGAGATCAGCGAATTGCGAAAAGCCGTCGAGATCACCAAACGCGGTTTCGAAGACATCATCCGCGTAATGTCACGCGCCCGCTCCGAACGCGAGATCGAAACGGCGTTCACTTCGCGCGCGCGCATCGAAGCCAACGACACCGGCTACCTCACAATCGCGGCCGCAGGCGAGCATGCATGCACGCTGCATTGGGTTCGCACGAACGGCGAGGTGCGCAAGGGAGAACTGCTTCTGGTTGACGCGGGCGTCGAAGTCGAGTCGCTGTATACGGCCGATGTCACGCGCACGATGCCGATATCCGGGCGCTTCAGCGCCGAACAACGCGCGGTCTACGAGCTCGTGTATGAAGCGCAACGCGCGGCCTTCGAACAAGTCAAGCCGGGCAACGAGTTTCTCGCACCGTATCGCGCGGCGATACGCGTGCTCGCAAAAGGGCTCATCGATCTCGGTATTCTCAAGTGTTCGCTCGACGAAGCCGTCGATCCGCAAAACCAATTTCACCGCCGCTACTCGCTGCACGGCGTCAGCCACATGCTCGGCCTCGACGTGCACGACTGCGCCAAAGCGCGCTCCGAGAATTACCGTTACAGCAAGCTGCAAACCGGCATGGTGCTCACGGTTGAACCGGGACTCTACTTTCAGCCGGATGACGGCACGGTACCCGAGCGGTTCCGCGGCATCGGCGTGCGCATCGAAGACGACGTGGTCGTCACCGCGGACGGTCACGAGAATCTGTCGGCCTCCTTACCCTCGGCGCCGGACGCGGTCGAACACTGGATCGCGCAGATTCAAAACAGGTAA
- a CDS encoding peroxiredoxin, with the protein MAQVGKPAPDFKLKSTKGATSSKDLGKEISLSDYRGRWLVFFFYPLDFTFVCPTEITALSDRADEFKAVDCDVLGASTDSVFSHWAWINTPREKNGIAGLKYPLVADFTKETARAYGVLNETSGAAQRGLFIIDPEGVLKYAVVTDDNVGRSVEETLRVLQALQTGGLCPAEWKPGKALLQKV; encoded by the coding sequence TTGGCACAGGTTGGCAAGCCCGCCCCCGATTTTAAACTGAAGAGCACCAAAGGCGCGACCAGTTCGAAGGACCTCGGCAAGGAGATATCGCTGTCCGACTACCGCGGACGCTGGCTGGTTTTCTTCTTTTATCCGCTGGATTTCACGTTCGTCTGCCCGACGGAGATTACGGCGCTCTCGGATCGCGCCGACGAATTTAAAGCCGTCGATTGCGACGTGCTCGGCGCGTCGACCGATTCGGTTTTCAGCCACTGGGCGTGGATCAACACGCCGCGCGAGAAGAACGGAATCGCCGGCCTGAAGTATCCGCTGGTCGCCGACTTTACAAAGGAAACGGCGCGCGCGTACGGCGTGCTCAACGAAACGAGCGGCGCGGCGCAGCGCGGTCTCTTCATCATCGATCCTGAAGGCGTGCTGAAATATGCCGTCGTGACGGACGACAACGTCGGCCGCAGCGTCGAGGAGACGCTTCGCGTGTTGCAGGCATTGCAAACCGGCGGCCTCTGCCCGGCCGAATGGAAGCCCGGCAAAGCGTTGCTGCAAAAAGTCTAA
- a CDS encoding redoxin domain-containing protein, whose product MRSPLPSLEGVATWVNGEPKSEDLRGFPVLVHFWSITCHLCHNAAEQLSAWRERFGKEGMIFIAVHQPRSEAELDVEAVRKDAIEEMGFTQPCAIDNEHTIVDRFQNQFVPSYYVFNRRHELRHFQAGDKGHDRLEAAIARVIEEPAEDEVLQ is encoded by the coding sequence ATGCGCAGCCCTCTCCCATCGCTGGAGGGGGTTGCGACGTGGGTCAACGGCGAGCCGAAATCCGAAGACTTGCGCGGCTTTCCCGTGCTGGTGCACTTTTGGTCGATCACGTGCCATCTCTGCCACAACGCAGCCGAACAACTCAGCGCGTGGCGCGAGCGGTTCGGGAAAGAGGGCATGATCTTCATCGCGGTCCATCAGCCGCGTTCCGAAGCCGAACTCGACGTCGAAGCCGTCCGTAAGGACGCGATCGAGGAGATGGGCTTCACGCAACCGTGCGCGATCGACAACGAGCACACTATCGTCGATCGTTTTCAAAACCAATTCGTGCCTTCGTATTACGTCTTCAACCGGCGCCACGAGCTGCGCCATTTCCAAGCCGGCGATAAAGGCCACGATCGCTTGGAAGCCGCGATCGCGCGCGTTATCGAAGAGCCCGCCGAGGACGAAGTCCTTCAGTAA
- a CDS encoding FAD-dependent oxidoreductase codes for MFSAQELRAIPFLSTLADRELEYLSGVVADIHVLANEYVMHEGDSPALFVVMEGRLDVTKIIDGAERVLGVRTRGDLFGQVSVVLNTPTPASLRASEPSRVIRIEVRDYHSVAAAAPDFAAELAKSAIDRIEGLQEIAAEPPRPELVVIGSQWDLACHDLRNFLQRNHIEFDWLTPEDLRAVEMLERAGADSQLPLVRLRDGKLLACPTHAQIAKALGLSVTPAQTEYDVVIFGAGPAGLAAAVYGASEGLSTVLIEREAPGGQAGTSSRIENYLGFPFGLSGDELASRAFAQAKRLGAEIVVTRVVEGIDAASHMVRLDGGDTLHGRTIILAMGVAWRRLALDSATPLIGRGVYYGAARSEARTIQGKDVHVIGGGNSAGQAALSFSEHARSVTLLVRGDSLEKSMSYYLIEQLKNKKNVQVRLHSEVARVYGELHIEAIDVLDRDTGKTSRCETAALFVMIGADAETAWLPEEIARDENGYVLTGADVLRTGLWHEERDPHLLETTMPGIYAVGDVRAGSVKRVAASVGEGSMAIALVHQYLQREAVAK; via the coding sequence ATGTTTAGCGCCCAGGAGCTGCGGGCGATACCGTTTCTTTCCACGCTTGCCGATAGAGAGTTGGAGTATCTCTCCGGCGTGGTTGCCGATATTCACGTGCTTGCGAATGAGTACGTCATGCATGAAGGCGATAGCCCGGCGCTATTCGTCGTGATGGAGGGGCGCCTCGACGTCACGAAGATCATCGACGGAGCCGAACGCGTACTCGGAGTGCGCACGCGCGGCGACCTGTTCGGCCAAGTATCGGTGGTGCTGAATACGCCGACTCCCGCAAGCCTGCGCGCATCCGAGCCGTCCCGCGTCATTCGAATCGAAGTCAGAGATTATCACTCTGTTGCCGCTGCCGCACCGGATTTCGCGGCCGAGCTTGCCAAATCTGCGATCGATCGCATCGAAGGGCTTCAAGAGATCGCGGCGGAGCCGCCGCGTCCGGAGCTCGTCGTCATCGGATCCCAATGGGATTTGGCCTGCCACGATCTGCGAAACTTCCTGCAGCGCAACCACATCGAGTTTGATTGGCTGACGCCGGAGGATCTGCGCGCTGTGGAAATGCTCGAGCGCGCCGGTGCGGATTCGCAACTGCCGCTCGTACGGCTTAGGGACGGAAAACTTCTCGCGTGTCCGACACACGCGCAGATCGCGAAGGCCCTCGGCCTTTCGGTCACTCCCGCCCAAACCGAATACGATGTCGTTATCTTCGGAGCCGGTCCGGCCGGGTTAGCCGCTGCCGTTTATGGCGCATCGGAAGGCCTGAGCACGGTGCTGATCGAGCGCGAAGCTCCCGGCGGGCAAGCCGGCACGTCGTCTCGGATCGAGAATTACTTGGGCTTTCCCTTCGGGCTGTCCGGTGACGAACTGGCGAGTCGCGCGTTCGCGCAAGCCAAACGCTTAGGAGCCGAGATCGTCGTGACGCGAGTCGTCGAAGGGATAGACGCGGCCTCGCATATGGTGCGGCTCGACGGCGGCGATACGCTGCACGGGCGCACGATCATTCTAGCGATGGGCGTTGCGTGGCGCCGCTTGGCGCTCGATTCGGCAACGCCGCTGATCGGGCGCGGAGTCTATTATGGCGCCGCGCGCAGCGAAGCCAGGACGATCCAAGGCAAGGACGTGCACGTGATCGGGGGCGGAAACTCTGCCGGGCAGGCCGCGCTCTCGTTTTCCGAACACGCGCGCTCGGTGACGCTGCTGGTTCGCGGCGACTCGCTCGAGAAGAGTATGTCCTACTATTTGATCGAGCAACTAAAGAACAAGAAGAACGTCCAGGTTCGATTGCACTCCGAGGTTGCGCGTGTGTATGGTGAGCTGCACATCGAGGCGATTGACGTGCTCGATCGCGATACCGGGAAGACGTCACGCTGCGAGACGGCCGCGCTCTTCGTGATGATTGGCGCGGATGCGGAGACGGCGTGGCTTCCCGAAGAGATCGCGCGCGACGAAAACGGCTACGTCTTGACCGGCGCCGACGTTCTAAGAACCGGACTTTGGCACGAAGAACGCGACCCCCATTTGCTCGAGACGACCATGCCGGGAATCTACGCAGTCGGTGACGTGCGCGCAGGATCGGTGAAACGCGTTGCGGCCAGCGTCGGCGAAGGCAGCATGGCGATCGCATTGGTACACCAGTACCTGCAGCGCGAGGCCGTGGCCAAGTGA